One Mucilaginibacter ginkgonis genomic region harbors:
- a CDS encoding FAD-dependent oxidoreductase, which translates to MSDILSKKIAIVGGGPGGLTLARLLQMRGAHVTVYERDVHKDARPKGATLDLHEDSGLLALQKAGLMVEFEAAYRPGADKLRITDHTGKVFLDEHDNDAETQHGRPEIDRGPLQDLLLNSLLTGTVIWNSRFVAMEPKGSGWNLLFGNGMQVYADLVIAADGAGSKLRKYITPVKPFYSGYTAIEGAVSQPAETCPEMHKLVGGGKVFALGNSQSLIVSAKGDGSLVFYPCFKAEENWVSLSGINFGDKVQVLAWFKKEFHNWNDSWLQLFENANGAFMPRPLYCLPLDQTWEAQPNLTILGDAAHLMPPYAGEGVNMAMQDASELSESLFNKEISAVHFAIAVYEHQMRKRASAAAGMSMDSLEMMHSPEAMDFMMSILEYASPRPSPNKREI; encoded by the coding sequence ATGAGCGATATCCTGAGTAAAAAGATAGCTATTGTGGGCGGCGGCCCGGGCGGACTTACTCTTGCACGGTTGCTGCAAATGCGAGGTGCACATGTAACCGTATATGAGCGCGACGTGCATAAAGACGCCCGCCCAAAAGGCGCTACACTCGACTTACATGAAGATTCGGGGTTACTGGCTTTGCAGAAGGCAGGATTAATGGTCGAATTTGAGGCCGCTTACCGCCCTGGTGCCGACAAGCTGCGCATCACAGATCATACCGGCAAAGTTTTTTTGGACGAACATGACAATGACGCCGAAACCCAGCATGGCAGGCCAGAGATAGACCGCGGGCCGTTACAAGACCTGCTGCTAAACTCTCTGCTGACCGGCACTGTAATTTGGAATAGCCGTTTTGTTGCTATGGAACCAAAAGGTAGCGGCTGGAATTTATTATTCGGGAACGGCATGCAGGTTTATGCTGACCTGGTTATTGCCGCGGATGGTGCAGGCTCAAAACTGCGCAAATATATTACGCCAGTTAAACCATTCTATAGCGGGTACACAGCAATTGAAGGCGCGGTATCGCAACCCGCCGAGACCTGCCCCGAAATGCACAAACTGGTAGGCGGCGGTAAGGTATTCGCACTGGGCAACAGTCAGTCACTTATTGTAAGTGCCAAAGGCGACGGCAGCCTGGTGTTTTATCCATGCTTTAAAGCTGAGGAAAATTGGGTTAGCCTGTCGGGTATTAACTTTGGAGACAAAGTGCAGGTGCTTGCCTGGTTTAAAAAAGAATTTCACAATTGGAATGATAGCTGGCTACAGCTGTTCGAGAACGCGAACGGCGCATTCATGCCACGTCCGTTGTATTGCCTGCCGCTCGACCAGACCTGGGAAGCGCAGCCAAATTTAACGATCCTGGGCGATGCCGCCCACCTGATGCCGCCCTATGCCGGCGAAGGCGTAAACATGGCCATGCAAGACGCCTCGGAGTTAAGCGAAAGCCTGTTTAATAAAGAGATATCTGCCGTACATTTCGCCATAGCAGTTTACGAACACCAAATGCGTAAACGCGCATCAGCCGCTGCAGGCATGAGTATGGATTCATTAGAGATGATGCATTCGCCGGAAGCAATGGACTTTATGATGAGTATATTGGAATACGCCTCACCCCGCCCCTCTCCAAACAAAAGGGAGATTTGA
- the tyrS gene encoding tyrosine--tRNA ligase, translating to MDFVKELRWRGMLHDMMPGTDDLLNNGVTAGYIGFDPTADSLHVGSLAQIMTLIHFQRAGHKPVALVGGATGMVGDPSGKSAERNLLSEDVLQKNLAGIQAQLEKFLDFDSGENSAIVVNNYDWFKDFSFLNFIRDVGKHITVNYMMAKDSVKNRLSGDTGMSFTEFTYQLVQGYDFYYLWKHHNCSLQMGGSDQWGNIVTGTELIRRKDAGEAYALTTKLIKKADGTKFGKSEGGNIWLDPEKTSPYKFYQFWLNTSDEDAKSYIRIFTLFDETTINGLETEHDAAPHMRTLQKALAKDITIRVHGENAYDKSIKSSDFLFGNVGIEFLNELNDEEILGLFEGVPHFEVDQSDLADGINIIELLATKTAIFSSKGEARKMVQAGGVAINKTKAASAEQMITSNDLINNRYIVPQKGKKNYFLISVK from the coding sequence ATGGATTTTGTAAAAGAATTGCGCTGGCGGGGTATGCTGCATGATATGATGCCCGGAACTGATGACCTGTTAAACAATGGCGTAACTGCAGGATATATAGGTTTTGACCCGACAGCCGATTCTTTGCACGTTGGCAGCCTGGCCCAGATCATGACGCTGATCCATTTCCAGCGAGCGGGCCACAAGCCGGTAGCCCTGGTTGGCGGCGCTACAGGTATGGTGGGCGACCCTTCGGGCAAATCTGCCGAGCGTAACCTGCTGTCAGAGGATGTTCTTCAAAAAAACTTAGCGGGTATACAGGCACAACTTGAAAAATTCCTTGACTTTGACAGCGGCGAGAATAGCGCCATTGTGGTAAATAATTACGATTGGTTTAAAGATTTTTCTTTCCTCAATTTTATCCGCGATGTGGGTAAACATATCACGGTAAACTATATGATGGCCAAAGACTCTGTGAAGAACCGTTTAAGCGGCGATACCGGTATGTCTTTTACCGAGTTTACTTATCAACTGGTGCAGGGTTATGATTTTTATTACCTGTGGAAACACCATAACTGCAGCCTGCAAATGGGCGGCAGCGACCAGTGGGGTAACATTGTAACCGGTACAGAATTAATCCGCCGTAAAGACGCAGGAGAAGCGTACGCACTTACTACTAAATTGATCAAAAAGGCAGACGGCACTAAATTTGGCAAGTCTGAAGGCGGTAATATCTGGCTCGATCCGGAAAAGACCTCACCTTATAAATTTTACCAGTTTTGGTTGAACACCAGCGACGAAGACGCTAAATCTTACATCCGTATATTTACATTATTTGACGAGACAACGATCAATGGCTTAGAGACAGAGCATGATGCTGCGCCGCACATGCGTACGCTGCAAAAGGCTTTGGCTAAAGATATTACCATACGCGTGCATGGCGAAAATGCTTATGACAAATCGATAAAATCATCCGACTTTTTATTCGGTAACGTTGGAATAGAGTTTCTGAATGAGTTGAACGACGAAGAAATTTTGGGCCTGTTTGAAGGTGTGCCACATTTTGAAGTTGACCAGTCTGACCTTGCTGATGGAATTAACATCATCGAATTATTAGCCACTAAAACTGCAATCTTCTCTTCAAAAGGTGAAGCCCGTAAAATGGTACAGGCAGGTGGCGTAGCTATAAATAAAACAAAGGCCGCGTCTGCAGAGCAGATGATTACGTCTAATGATTT